Proteins from a genomic interval of Plasmodium reichenowi strain SY57 chromosome 11, whole genome shotgun sequence:
- a CDS encoding hypothetical protein (conserved Plasmodium protein, unknown function) codes for MFCSFLFLFFTFFVVHKKEIAILCSKVHLEKHIYYPRKGSHFHIYSVVDNNVNLKNKNEYNSKLKDRIKIYEQVHNNKCRKIYFLPLIFSKNNNKDVYIEDHKDKNIDNKNNNNNNNKKDDINNNDKKNKINDTPAQNITNDKDKNYSNNFEYIENNLLKLKNNLEVFSSYINKSDVIIVPLNYHDILNKHLIEIIPFNNIINSLDFIFLFNKNDYNKSNININNNNNNNMNNNKYNRSPPYNNIYNIIIFIYNYNNQDNPLNISSYTPSFFTNKKDNIIHKEKSQIVHVIQKFLNDHYNLKDQNEHKKYLNVNFLFTKDNILDINKIDKDIEQNKMLYYPKKNILDKETNYVNTINNTNKQEDQNLIKYIHKNNDMFFKKYKPDTLKNLTNENYFIYNFLSSYKLDILKEYIYIAKDITIPNNNVINHIQNINIKKKIHNIELLLNNFKNCKLNKNINTHVNVQEIKKKQYSYLLHIILSDLLEKYDSNLEILKNYLYQVFKENIQKIKINSDILFQFKKQINHIDQLFDYYNSKIFILPSNKNYQAQQKSYYIYYYYKIKLLQLLNQTANEIINYYISKGLYVKNYSFNEFSFSKKYTLTNYIITYIFNLIKNKVNINFNYLSPNAFGFSSYKDDISLSPKKDIMITTSEMDQVQKINIPRSTYTKTMLMMDKDRN; via the exons ATGTTCTGctcttttctttttttattctttacCTTTTTTGTCGTACACAAAAAGGAAATAGCAATATTGTGCTCAAAAGTACATTTagaaaaacatatttattatccAAGAAAAGGTTCACatttccatatatatagtgTGGTAGATAATAATGttaatttgaaaaataagAATGAATATAACAGTAAATTAAAAGACCGGATTAAGATATATGAACAAgtacataataataaatgtaggaaaatatatttcttacccttaatattttcaaaaaataataataaagatgtTTATATAGAAGACCATAAAGATAAAAACATtgataacaaaaataataataataataataataaaaaggatgatattaataataatgacaaaaaaaataaaataaatgacACACCTGcacaaaatataacaaatgataaagataaaaattattcaaaCAACTTTGAATATATcgaaaataatttattaaaattaaaaaacaaCCTAGAAGTATTCAGCTCTTATATTAACAAATCAGATGTCATTATTGTTCCCTTGAATTATCatgatattttaaataaacatTTGATTGAAATAATACCTttcaataatataataaattcattagactttatatttctctttaataaaaatgattacAATAAATCgaacataaatataaataacaataataataataatatgaataataataagtaTAACAGATCTCCTccttataataatatctacaatataatcattttcatatataattataataatcaaGATAACCctttaaatatatcttcatATACACCCTCTTTCTTTactaataaaaaagataatatcATACATAAAGAAAAATCGCAAATTGTTCATGTGATACAAAAATTTCTAAACgatcattataatttaaaagatcaaaatgaacataaaaaatatttaaatgtgAACTTTCTTTTTACTAAGGATAATATTCtagatattaataaaattgatAAAGATATCgaacaaaacaaaatgttatactatccaaaaaaaaacatattagACAAAGAAACAAATTATGTTAAcacaataaataatacaaataaacaGGAGGAtcaaaatttaataaaatatatacacaaaaataatgatatgttttttaagaaatataaacCAGATACTCTAAAAAATTTAACAAACGAAAactattttatttataatttcctCTCAAGCTATAaattagatatattaaaagaatatatatatattgctAAAGATATTACCATACCAAACAATAATGTTATAAAtcatatacaaaatattaatataaaaaaaaaaattcacAATATAGAATTGTTATTAAacaattttaaaaattgtaaattaaataaaaatattaacacTCATGTAAATGTAcaagaaattaaaaaaaaacaatattcatatcttttacatattattttatcagacttattagaaaaatatgattCCAATCTAgaaatattgaaaaattatttataccaagtatttaaagaaaatatacaaaaaattaaaattaattcaGATATTCTTTTCcaatttaaaaaacaaataaatcATATTGATCAACTTTTTGATTATTACAATTccaaaatatttatattaccttcaaataaaaattatcaaGCTCAACAAaaatcatattatatttattattattataaaatcaAACTCCTCCAATTATTAAATCAAACAGCTAACGAAATTATTaactattatatatcaaaaggattatatgtaaaaaattattcttttaatgAATTCTCcttttcaaaaaaatatacactcactaattatataatcacatacatttttaatcttataaaaaataaagtcaatattaattttaattacTTATCTCCAAACGCTTTCGGATTTTCTTCTTACAA ggatgatatatcattatcacCAAAAAAAGATATCATGATAACAACTAGCGAAATGGATCAAGTTCAAAAAAt AAATATCCCTCGTAGTACCTACACCAAAACGATGCTCATGATGGATAAGGACAGAAATTAG
- a CDS encoding exonuclease, putative: MIAFISLWVLCIINVMAYCISLNKYKFIKSYNLYSKRKHQQNVLYGIPRMYKWLTSYYPTVREELINNEKQKSVDIFYIDMNGVIHHCTHANKEKLPIYDEHELFSNILQYLKNLFYLIKPKKLIYIGVDGVSPKAKMNQQRKRRFLSIFKINDNDNDNTSNLFNPNCITTGTDFMYKINLSLNKWFKILKKKKVFEFDVIFSGSDVAGEGEHKILKYIRENCKRDSNFKNYNHCIYGLDADLIMLSLVTHLNNIFILRDKFKISNDLHNNMLENIERTQNTFNNDEYNSFNEPQNDNINYNEEGENLELHEKSKKNESLLKEENNVEYENNEEMNNDINNEMNNEINNEINNEINNSEGMNNILGGYKIPFLPKVHKYTKEYYMKYESLNSNDFEILDIYKLRNSIKTQIATYINKLKKEKNIVFSISRVVDDIVFLSFLVGNDFLPHIPNIDINEGSMNEILNSYIFYIYKYSNYITYKDKVHIERLKIILKILSAQEFEYFKKRGINENISEFTDEQKYKKYYYLHKFGLEDPKEIQNIVKKYIEGLFWNLHYYHFGCASWYWEYPYHYAPLCSDLLSFEKSDFFFEKGKPYSAFTHLISVLPQKDKNLLPDAYKNIYVEDEVKSFFPENVKIDPNGKKETWEYIVHLPFINCNMINKIITEKSKTISKLKYKLRELNGREHRY; this comes from the exons ATGATTGCTTTTATATCACTATGGgtattatgtataattaaTGTTATGGCTTATTGTATTAGtttgaataaatataaatttataaaatcatataatttatatagtaaaagaaaacatcaacaaaatgtattatatgGAATTCCGAGGATGTATAAATGGCTAACTTCTTATTACCCAACAGTGAGAGaagaattaataaataatgagaAACAAAAATCAGttgatattttttatattgatATGAATGGAGTTATACACCACTGTACTCATGCCAATAAAGAGAAGTTACCTATATATGATGAACATGAACtattttcaaatattttacaatatttaaaaaatttattttatttgataaAGCCAAAGAAACTCATATATATAGGTGTAGATGGAGTGTCACCAAAAGCAAAAATGAATCAACAAAGAAAGAGGAGATTTCTTAGTATCTTCAAaattaatgataatgataatgataatacGTCTAATTTGTTTAACCCTAATTGCATAACAACTGGAACGgattttatgtataaaattaatttgTCCTTAAATAAATGGTTCAAGAttttgaagaaaaaaaaagttttcGAATTTGATGTTATATTTTCTGGTTCGGACGTAGCTGGGGAGGGAGAGCACAAAATTTTGAAATACATAAGAGag AACTGTAAGAGAGATAGTAactttaaaaattataatcaCTGTATATACGGACTCGATGCCGATCTCATTATGCTATCACTCGTAACGCACCTgaacaatatttttattttgagagataaatttaaaataagtAATGATTTACACAATAATATGTTAGAAAATATCGAAAGAACACAAAACACGtttaataatgatgaatataattcttttaatgAACCTCAAAATGATAACATAAATTATAACGAGGAAGGAGAAAACCTTGAATTGCAtgaaaaaagtaaaaaaaacGAATCTCTTCTTAAAGAGGAAAATAATGTTGAgtatgaaaataatgaggagatgaataatgatataaataatgagaTGAATAATGAGATAAATAATGAGATAAATAATGAGATAAATAATTCAGAAGGTATGAACAATATTTTAGGTGGATATAAAATTCCTTTTCTTCCAAAGGttcataaatatacaaaagaATATTACATGAAATATGAAAGCTTAAATAGTAACGACTTTGAAATATTagacatatataaattgaGGAATTCTATTAAGACACAAATAgctacatatataaataaattaaaaaaagaaaaaaatatcgTCTTCAGCATAAGTAGAGTGGTTGATGatattgtatttttatcttttctTGTTGGTAATGATTTCCTTCCCCACATACCAAACATTGATATTAATGAAGGATCCATGAACGAAATCTTAAATTcatatatcttttatatatataaatattctaattatataacatataagGATAAAGTACACATAGAACGGctaaaaattattttaaaaattttaagCGCTCAAGaatttgaatattttaagaaaaggggaattaatgaaaatattagTGAATTTACGGATGAACAGaagtataaaaaatattattatcttcataaATTTGGTCTAGAAGATCCAAAggaaatacaaaatattgtaaaaaaatatatagaagGATTATTTTGGAATTTGCATTACTATCATTTTGGATGTGCCAGTTGGTATTg gGAATATCCATACCACTATGCTCCTCTATGTAGCGATTTGTTAAGTTTTGAGAAATCGGATTTCTTCTTTGAAAAg GGTAAGCCCTATTCAGCTTTTACTCATTTGATAAGTGTTCTACCTCAGAAGGATAAGAATTTACTTCCGGATGCGTACAA aaatatttatgtggAAGATGAAGTAAAGTCGTTTTTCCCggaaaatgtaaaaattgATCCCAATGGAAAAAA agAAACGTGGGAATATATTGTTCACTTGCCTTTCATAAACTGCAATATGATTAACAAAATCATAACAGAAAAAAGTAAAACGATCTCCAAGTTGAAATACAAATTAAG GGAATTGAATGGAAGAGAACACagatattaa
- a CDS encoding hypothetical protein (conserved Plasmodium protein, unknown function), with translation MKSSSKDLCKYFCRKCNNFIYYNEACELIYKKIYPAYYKIYYNKYEFDKKTKGKKEVNPKQYDNLYRQLYNNGLCGVNKQRNDFLNKDNINNILLFLNKGSIQCNKCNHIHMWYMK, from the coding sequence atgaaatcATCAAGTAAAGATTTGTGTAAATATTTCTGCAGAAAATGTAACaactttatatattataatgaagcatgtgaattaatatataaaaaaatatatccagcttattataaaatatattataataaatatgaatttgacaaaaaaacaaaagGGAAAAAAGAAGTGAATCCAAAACAGtatgataatttatatagacaattatataataatggtTTGTGTGGAGTTAATAAACAAAGGAatgattttttaaataaagataatataaataatattcttctttttcttaataAAGGGAGTATCCAGTGTAATAAGTGTAatcatatacatatgtgGTATATGAAATga
- a CDS encoding hypothetical protein (conserved Plasmodium protein, unknown function): protein MFLSIQFIILFFALIHIKNIIALKLEIFKGRFGSPNTTSSMFNKDNKIKCRRKEVPLLFVPTNKCLKDLYLLKHSGVRPFEEKGSFIYLKRGERNRKDKNYPFTLFIEYGTSKSSNILEKDSNKYEEGNPKYTNVIMEGCKDIIDCTKREGLQNLMNKNIEMDKNNVMDENIKMDENIKMDENIKMDENKKMDENIKMDKNIVMDENIKMDENKKMDENIKMDKNIVMDENIKMDKNIKMDKNIKMDKNIKMDGNIMMRENKKVEGKSRKGNYIRNKSLVLKRIGNRKVYNKKRKSITSRVVDIQNTNVRDYLFLPSQGRSLKLLNLIYHSWKEKNFDNFFDVLNSDDFDHTCIENWLHKFSISLSKKYLKIKICGDHILVRNEYYEKENKTLKEYKITYSIINKCLKLLINNIDKFCSYEITSILWAISIILIKSFKNSTYIGNNINVDNVKHNEMIMNVIETFNIFLSLIINNLNKVKYNLSIDESLWAVWSICKLLYFNISFDNYYIKLKKGISSILNKDNKNELRGSNDFLNNVEDSLLMYKNYNDNYDKVRNIKMIDKELMLKDNKKDEENICYDNKYNNSSYTNYQIIYMMKKFKLSSDDIVNILDIFNYLYKKLYKNISYLKEKYYIYIPFIIFESQTLMLNNSILLLNKILYLILKDDVLLSLFSFDKIKETILPPVTQRVEDYEEKLLYYNKNKDIFRIKTLSKIYKLIKCISKIFYPLKNQNIYNIHLHNNYKYLNSSILIKFVQACNDVLIKYIDYFVYIIYGYKNIKRKDPSSKCIPYKEKDTSKNIMHNNNNNNNDNCEVIIQKDDNKRIVKGACNINENVYMKDNRTNDFHNNMNHVITYNQTYDDINNMNINPNIRLKFKNEIVFIYNCLKSSLVSLIKLDLKDKYIYEWLNRNICLFQVPNNYVDTKNDQYSEYIQAGGLKNKRNEEITNTEMNDYNMNKYINLNNNDASQYNNMNNSVQENVLSDHDREKMNVNDIEPEKKRKDKKEENKDDVIINYGDELYVDNSLYNNEKIKKENGILSEQNKCEEYDRNRYINSAYKDDIMLEASYDSKKDSLKCYDKDEVEKKQEYKKNNKNNDHMDNHKNNEHINNNNNNNNNKINQSDVCLDVLALSKFTKQYSNEMKKKLIDNVEKSLEYSLKIFENIYNKKKGDLPVYVTMNDIYIIKDKYIVSLYDEETKTFYKKNKNIEFRNIIMPKQLSIFINYLGRNIYLIDKNKLNKIFFLAIQYINITKFNYFTSNDIIHFLQGLLNYYSVQNDNKVVNIYNNNDNSSNKIISDYINELIINLCYIAEDTFLKWKLANVCQLVYLLTKFKHIHKNIFNKFDEFLNTIQFPQYVYQKEKSFIRNNSTEINDDNDKYKYDTYNRYDDTYDRHDDTYDRHDDTYNRHDDTYDRHDDTYDMNPTSEEMLSINQNNNNNNSNIIKSSYSNNYTNEKNNVVHNKKNNIYINEFKYDNLGSALWALSSLNKNILKKKYYLKFSYLFSIYFSLHMKFFLQYKLGEQQNRKCNYLNYSNKNSHNKYNDDISFFKHNMNYFKHVLDSMTISIYINTYIRKIKKGFYFLYDVIYNNVDIIDIFSLKELSYVLYSLSTLNKNEIKNTVYRGEKGKTEKNGLMNREEKLNELSESNKLSESNELSESNELSESNELSESNESNDSNISNISNEADKLGFQKNNIDNEENKSEEGFFFTFLKSNISLCVDDWDYLYNLDYIKDEEMSNPIKTLKDINETIDTHDDIKNNEVEKSSSSFTLDKSADILNDDNKKTNKEKKGIVIKKDKFLIFKNERIHLSNEFLNKLLMKINEYTKLILNEKKNKEKSFINDNHYVSNASKKNRMEIIDLIKLIYSFFILLNQKVQINQAQTINFVQVEKLIFQYNMVVKKFLHSFNYIYHIIDTYSLISNIYVLDDFTKNIIREFVQICIKKIEEEKILDMEKKKITLSIQNLKVTN from the exons atgtttttaagtattcaatttataattttattttttgcattgatacatataaaaaatataatagcATTAAAGttagaaatatttaaagGAAGATTTGGTTCTCCTAATACTACAAGTTCTATGTTcaataaagataataaaataaaatgtagaagaaaagaagtgcctttattatttgtcCCAACTAATAAATGTTTAAAGGATTTATATTTGCTTAAGCATTCTGGAGTCCGTCCATTTGAAGAGAAGGGtagttttatatatttaaaaagagGAGAGAGAAATCGtaaagataaaaattatCCATTCACACTATTTATTGAATATGGTACAAGTAAAAgttcaaatatattagaaaaggatagtaataaatatgaGGAGGGTAACCCAAAATATACTAATGTGATTATGGAAGGCTGTAAGGATATTATTGATTGTACAAAAAGAGAGGGCTTACAAAAtttaatgaataaaaatattgagatggataaaaataatgtgaTGGATGAGAATATTAAGATGGATGAGAATATTAAGATGGATGAGAATATTAAGATGGATGAAAATAAGAAGATGGATGAGAATATTAAGAtggataaaaatattgtgATGGATGAGAATATTAAGATGGATGAAAATAAGAAGATGGATGAGAATATTAAGAtggataaaaatattgtgATGGATGAGAATATTAAGAtggataaaaatattaagatggataaaaatattaagatggataaaaatattaagatGGATGGTAATATAATGATGagagaaaataaaaaagttgAAGGAAAATCTAGAAAAGgaaattatataagaaataaaagtctcgtattaaaaagaatagGAAACAGAAAGGTTTACAACAAAAAAAGGAAGAGTATAACTTCACGTGTTGTTGATATACAAAATACGAATGTGAGAgattatttgtttttacCATCTCAAGGAAG GTCGTTAAAATTACTAAACCTTATTTACCACTCGTGGAAAGAAAAGAATTTCGACAATTTCTTTGATGTATTAAATAGCGACGATTTTGATCACACGTGCATAGAAAATTGGCTTCACAAATTTTCTATAAGTTtaagtaaaaaatatttaaagataaaaatatgtggAGATCATATATTGGTACGTAATGAATATTATGAGAAAGAAAATAAGACATTGAAAGAATATAAGATAACTTATTcgataataaataaatgtttaaaactattaataaataatatagataagTTTTGTTCATATGAGATAACATCTATATTATGGGCTATaagtattatattaataaaatctTTTAAGAATTCGACATATATaggaaataatataaatgttgATAATGTTAAACATAATGAGATGATAATGAATGTAATCGAgacatttaatatatttttatctttaataataaataatttgaataaagtaaaatataatttatctATTGATGAATCTTTATGGGCTGTTTGGAGtatatgtaaattattatattttaatatatcttttgataattattatataaaattaaaaaaaggaatatcAAGTATTTTAAATAAGGATAATAAGAATGAGTTAAGAGGATCGAatgattttttaaataatgtagaggattctttattaatgtataaaaattataatgacAATTATGATAAGGtaagaaatataaagatGATAGATAAAGAATTAATGTTAAAAGACAATAAGaaagatgaagaaaatatatgttatgataataaatataataatagttcTTATACGAATTAtcaaattatttatatgatgaaaaagTTTAAATTATCTAGTGATGatattgtaaatatattagatatttttaattatttatataagaaattatataaaaatataagttatttgaaagaaaaatattatatatatattccatttattatatttgaatCACAAACATTGATGTTAAATAATAGTATATTACttttaaacaaaatattatatttaatactAAAAGATGATGTATTGTTAAgtttattttcttttgacaaaataaaagaaacTATTTTACCTCCTGTGACACAAAGGGTTGAAGACtatgaagaaaaattattatattataataaaaacaaagatatatttagaATAAAAACTTTgagtaaaatatataaacttataaaatgtatatcaaaaattttttatcctttaaaaaatcagaatatttataatatacatttacataataattacaaatatttaaattcaTCAATTTTGATAAAGTTTGTGCAAGCATGTAATGatgttttaataaaatatattgactattttgtttatattatatatggatataaaaatataaaaaggaaagaCCCCTCATCAAAATGTATTCCTTATAAGGAGAAGGATAcaagtaaaaatattatgcataataataataataataataatgataattgtgaagttattatacaaaaagATGATAACAAAAGGATTGTTAAGGGAGCgtgtaatataaatgagAATGTTTATATGAAAGATAATAGGACTAATgattttcataataatatgaatcatgttattacatataatcAAACATATGATgacataaataatatgaacataaATCCTAATATAAGATTGAAATTTAAAAACGAAAtagtttttatttataattgtTTAAAAAGTTCTTTAGTTTCTCTTATAAAACTCGATTTGAAGgataagtatatatatgaatggTTAAATAGgaatatatgtttatttcAAGTTCCTAATAATTATGTAGATACAAAAAACGATCAATATTCAGAATATATCCAAGCAGGAGGacttaaaaataaaagaaatgaagaaataaCCAATACAGAAATgaatgattataatatgaataaatatataaaccttaataataatgatgcaagtcaatataataatatgaataattcTGTCCAGGAAAATGTTTTATCAGACCATGATCGGGAGAAGATGAATGTAAATGATATAGAGCCTGAAAAAAAGAGGAAAGacaaaaaagaagaaaataaagatgatgttataataaattatggAGACGAATTATATGTGGATAATTCAttgtataataatgaaaaaataaagaaagaaaaCGGAATATTAAgtgaacaaaataaatgtgAAGAATATGATAGGaatagatatattaatagtGCTTATAAGGATGATATTATGCTTGAAGCATCATATGATAGTAAAAAGGATAGTCTCAAATGCTATGACAAAGATGAAGTGGAGAAAAAACAAgagtataaaaaaaataataaaaataatgacCATATGGATAATCACAAAAATAATGAgcatattaataataataataataataataataataaaattaatcAATCGGATGTATGCTTAGATGTTTTAGCCCTAAGCAAATTTACAAAACAATATAGtaatgaaatgaaaaagaaattaataGATAATGTTGAAAAGAGTTTAGAATACtctttaaaaatatttgaaaatatatataataagaaaaaaggaGATTTACCAGTATATGTAACAATgaatgatatatatataataaaagacaaatatattgtatcattatatgatgaagaaacaaagacattttataaaaaaaataaaaatatcgaatttagaaatataattatgcCTAAACAATTAtccatatttataaattatttaggaagaaatatatatttaatagataaaaataaattaaataaaattttttttttagctattcaatatattaatataacaaaatttaattattttacatCTAATGATATAATACATTTCTTACAGGGacttttaaattattacaGCGTACAGAATGATAACAAAgttgtaaatatatataataataatgataatagtagtaataaaattattagtgattatataaacgaactcataataaatttatgtTACATTGCTGAAGacacatttttaaaatggAAATTGGCTAATGTATGTCAACTTGTTTATCTTCTTACCAAAtttaaacatatacataaaaatatttttaataagtttgatgaatttttaaatacTATACAATTTCCACAGTATGTTTatcaaaaagaaaaatctTTTATTCGAAATAATTCTACCGAAATAAATGATGAcaatgataaatataaatatgatacatataataGGTATGATGATACATATGATAGGCATGATGATACATATGATAGGCATGatgatacatataataGGCATGATGATACATATGATAGGCATGATGATACATATGATATGAATCCTACAAGTGAAGAAATGTTATCCATAAATCagaacaataataataataatagtaatattataaaatcaTCTTATTCtaataattatacaaatgagaaaaataatgtagtacataataaaaaaaataatatatatataaacgaatttaaatatgataatttagGTTCAGCATTGTGGGCACTTTCTTCacttaataaaaatattttgaagaaaaaatattatttgaaattttcttatttgttttccatatatttttctttacatatgaaattttttttacaataCAAATTAGGTGAACAACAAAACAGAAAatgtaattatttaaattatagtaataaaaattctcataacaaatataacgatgatatttcattttttaaacataaTATGAACTACTTTAAACATGTTTTAGATTCTATGAcaataagtatatatataaatacgTATATCAggaaaattaaaaaagggttctattttttatatgatgttatttataataatgtcGATATTATTGATATCTTTTCATTGAAGGAGCTCTCATATGTGTTGTACTCTTTAAGTactttaaataaaaatgaaataaagAATACTGTTTATCGAGGAGAGAAGGGAAAAACAGAGAAAAATGGGTTAATGAATCGTGAGGAAAAATTAAACGAATTAAGCGAATCGAACAAATTAAGCGAATCAAACGAATTAAGCGAATCAAACGAATTAAGCGAATCAAACGAATTAAGCGAATCAAACGAATCAAACGATTcaaatatatcaaatattTCCAATGAAGCAGATAAATTAGGGTTtcaaaaaaacaatattgataatgaagaaaataaaagcGAGGAAGGTTTcttttttacttttttaaaatCAAACATTTCATTATGTGTTGATGATTGggattatttatacaatctagattatataaaagatgaGGAAATGAGTAATCCAATAAAAACTCTCAAGGACATAAATGAAACCATTGATACGCATGatgatattaaaaataacgAGGTTGAAAAGAGTTCATCATCATTTACCCTTGATAAAAGTGCTGATATACTgaatgatgataataagaAAACTAATAAAGAGAAGAAAGGAATTGTTATAAAGAAGgataaatttttaatatttaaaaatgagAGGATACATTTATCAAatgaatttttaaataaattattaatgaaaataaatgaatatacaaaattaattcttaatgaaaaaaaaaataaggaaaaatcttttataaatgataatcATTATGTAAGTAATGcaagtaaaaaaaatagaatgGAGATTATcgatttaataaaattaatatatagcttctttattttattaaatcaaAAAGTACAAATAAACCAAGCACAAACTATAAATTTTGTACAAGTAGAAAAACTTATTTTCCAATATAATATGGTAGTTAAAAAATTCTTGCattcttttaattatatttatcatataattgATACCTATTCTTTGATAAGTAACATATATGTGCTGGACGActttacaaaaaatatcataCGG gaGTTTGTACAAATAtgcataaaaaaaattgaagaagaaaaaatattagacatggaaaaaaaaaaaataaccTTAAGTATACAAAATTTAAAGGTTActaattaa